In the genome of Labrus mixtus chromosome 21, fLabMix1.1, whole genome shotgun sequence, one region contains:
- the socs3b gene encoding suppressor of cytokine signaling 3b, which translates to MVASGGQNHLAMSSVASPVGRVHGSDFTPHHYKPFRSHAHYQQVMRALRKLQESGFYWGAVGGREASSMLRSEPPGTFLIRDSSDHHYFFTLSVQTTRGTKNLRIHSEGGGFFLQPDPQNTQELPQFDCVLKLIAHYMGKGPEAARSRGGACGGNPGEAGVKGRSVYLIHTGGERIPLELRRPLSTSLSSLQHMCRRTLNGRSFGGSERTERLPQTLKDFLEEYDAPI; encoded by the exons ATGGTAGCCTCCGGCGGGCAGAACCACCTCGCCATGAGCAGCGTGGCCTCTCCTGTGGGCAGGGTTCACGGGTCAGACTTCACCCCGCATCACTACAAGCCCTTCAGATCACACGCACACTACCAGCAG GTGATGCGCGCGTTGCGTAAGCTCCAGGAAAGTGGGTTTTACTGGGGGGCCGTGGGGGGCCGGGAGGCCAGCTCCATGCTGCGCTCTGAACCGCCAGGCACCTTCCTGATCCGTGACTCCTCAGACCACCACTATTTCTTCACCCTCTCTGTCCAGACAACTCGGGGCACCAAGAACCTGCGCATCCACAGCGAGGGAGGCGGCTTTTTCTTACAGCCAGACCCCCAAAACACGCAAGAGCTCCCGCAGTTCGACTGTGTGCTGAAACTTATCGCGCACTACATGGGGAAGGGGCCGGAGGCCgcgaggagcagaggaggggcGTGCGGGGGCAACCCAGGAGAGGCAGGGGTGAAGGGGCGCAGTGTGTATCTGATCCACACCGGGGGCGAGAGGATTCCCTTGGAATTGCGCCGGCCCCTCTCAACGTCGCTCTCGTCCCTGCAGCACATGTGCAGGAGGACCCTGAACGGCCGAAGCTTTGGGGGGTCGGAGAGGACTGAGCGGCTCCCGCAAACACTTAAAGACTTCCTGGAGGAGTACGATGCCCCGATATGA